One genomic window of uncultured Erythrobacter sp. includes the following:
- the ssb gene encoding single-stranded DNA-binding protein yields MAGSLNKVMLIGNLGADPEVRSFQNGGKVCNLRIATSETWKDRNTGERQERTEWHTVAIFSEGLVNVAENYLKKGSKVFIEGQLQTRKWQDQSGNDRYSTEVVLRGYNGTLTMLDGASGSGGGGRSGGGGGGYGGGGNQGGGGGGWNQGGGGSGGGSAGGSGGGQGGGGGYDDLDDDIPF; encoded by the coding sequence ATGGCGGGTTCGCTTAACAAGGTCATGCTGATTGGCAATCTCGGGGCCGACCCCGAAGTGCGCAGTTTCCAGAACGGCGGCAAGGTCTGCAACCTGCGGATCGCGACCAGCGAAACGTGGAAAGATCGCAACACGGGCGAGCGTCAGGAACGCACCGAGTGGCACACGGTCGCGATCTTTTCTGAAGGCCTCGTCAACGTTGCCGAAAACTACCTCAAGAAGGGATCGAAGGTCTTCATCGAAGGCCAGTTGCAGACCCGCAAATGGCAGGACCAGTCAGGTAACGATCGTTATTCGACCGAGGTTGTGCTGCGCGGCTACAACGGCACGCTGACCATGCTCGATGGCGCATCAGGTAGCGGCGGCGGTGGTCGCTCCGGTGGTGGAGGCGGCGGATATGGCGGCGGCGGAAACCAAGGTGGCGGCGGAGGCGGCTGGAACCAAGGGGGCGGTGGCTCCGGCGGTGGTAGCGCTGGCGGATCAGGCGGCGGCCAAGGCGGTGGCGGCGGCTACGACGATCTCGACGACGACATTCCGTTTTGA
- a CDS encoding riboflavin synthase, whose protein sequence is MFTGIVTAIGTIANVEKRGDLRIRIAAPLDPATIDIGASIACSGVCLTVVDRGGSAGDAWFDVDVSAESTSRTVGGMWDEGRKLNIEPSLRLGDELGGHIVTGHVDSIGEVVMAKSEGDSWRLAIRARAEMAPFIAEKGSITVDGVSLTVNDVRDRPDGMCDFMLNIIPHTGAVTTLGDLTVGDEVNLEIDVLARYLKRMQGLAAAG, encoded by the coding sequence ATGTTCACCGGTATTGTCACCGCCATCGGCACGATCGCAAACGTCGAGAAACGCGGCGATCTGCGCATTCGCATCGCTGCACCGCTCGACCCAGCGACAATCGATATCGGCGCGTCCATCGCCTGCTCGGGCGTGTGCCTGACCGTGGTCGACCGCGGCGGTTCAGCCGGAGATGCATGGTTCGACGTCGATGTCTCTGCCGAAAGCACTTCGCGCACCGTCGGCGGCATGTGGGATGAGGGTCGCAAGCTCAACATCGAACCCTCGCTTCGCCTCGGCGATGAGCTGGGCGGCCATATCGTCACCGGCCACGTCGATTCCATCGGTGAAGTGGTAATGGCAAAGTCCGAAGGCGACAGCTGGCGGCTAGCGATCCGCGCCCGCGCGGAAATGGCGCCCTTCATCGCCGAAAAAGGCTCGATCACCGTCGATGGCGTGTCGCTGACCGTGAACGATGTGCGCGACCGGCCCGATGGAATGTGCGATTTCATGCTCAACATCATCCCGCATACCGGCGCGGTGACGACTTTGGGTGATCTGACGGTTGGCGACGAAGTGAACCTCGAGATCGACGTGCTAGCGCGGTATCTCAAGCGGATGCAGGGGCTGGCTGCGGCGGGGTAG
- a CDS encoding GNAT family N-acetyltransferase, translated as MPTEGLNRQPILENEQLLLRPLHPDDWEALFAVASDPAIWEQHPMHDRWREDVFRVFFEDALAQGGALAIIDKAKDQIIGSSRYQAYDPEDGGSVEIGWTFFATRCWGKGINPAVKRLMLEHAFGSVERVDFRVGETNYRSRIALENIGAERSDRTELTRYDGKRVLHVVYEITRDGFESGPLVR; from the coding sequence ATGCCGACAGAAGGTCTGAACCGTCAGCCCATTCTCGAAAATGAGCAGCTGCTTTTGCGGCCGTTGCACCCCGACGATTGGGAGGCGCTGTTTGCCGTCGCCAGCGATCCGGCGATCTGGGAACAACACCCGATGCACGATCGCTGGCGCGAAGATGTGTTCCGCGTGTTCTTCGAGGATGCGCTGGCCCAAGGCGGCGCGCTGGCGATCATCGACAAGGCCAAAGATCAGATCATCGGTTCGAGCCGCTATCAGGCCTATGATCCGGAGGACGGCGGTTCGGTCGAGATCGGCTGGACGTTCTTCGCTACGCGCTGTTGGGGCAAGGGCATCAATCCGGCGGTGAAGAGGTTGATGCTGGAGCACGCCTTCGGCAGCGTCGAGCGCGTCGATTTTCGTGTTGGCGAGACGAATTACCGCTCACGGATCGCGCTGGAGAACATAGGCGCAGAGCGGAGCGATCGGACCGAGCTGACCCGCTACGACGGCAAGCGCGTACTGCATGTGGTGTATGAGATCACGCGTGATGGGTTTGAGAGTGGGCCGCTTGTCCGGTGA
- a CDS encoding ankyrin repeat domain-containing protein, with product MGRIVLRKLGLGTAIASASLASLLGLGAIAPASAQLYSEGYEFLEAVDERDGDTATAMLNVPGTTIINTRDITTGDTGLHIVTARRDALWIRFLVQRGANPNIRNKKGVTPLQMATTLGFVDGVEELIKGGAQVNVSDLTGETPLMSAVHQRNIPLITRLLKEGANPDQNDNSGRSARDYVALMTSNEQILREFEAADAERGDKGTTKQYGPSF from the coding sequence GTGGGGCGTATCGTTTTGCGCAAGTTAGGGCTTGGCACGGCGATTGCCAGTGCAAGTCTGGCAAGCTTGCTTGGCCTGGGTGCAATCGCGCCGGCTTCGGCGCAGCTCTATTCGGAAGGGTATGAGTTCCTCGAAGCCGTTGATGAACGCGATGGCGACACCGCCACCGCCATGCTCAACGTGCCGGGCACGACGATCATCAACACCCGCGACATCACCACCGGCGACACTGGACTGCATATCGTGACTGCTCGGCGCGACGCGCTGTGGATCCGGTTTCTCGTTCAGCGCGGGGCAAACCCCAATATCCGCAACAAGAAAGGCGTGACCCCCCTGCAAATGGCGACGACTTTGGGCTTTGTTGACGGTGTCGAGGAACTGATCAAAGGTGGCGCGCAGGTCAATGTCAGCGACCTGACCGGCGAAACTCCGCTCATGTCGGCAGTCCATCAGCGCAATATTCCGCTGATCACCCGCCTGCTCAAAGAGGGTGCAAACCCGGACCAGAATGACAATTCAGGCCGTTCTGCGCGGGACTATGTCGCGCTCATGACCAGCAACGAACAAATCCTGCGCGAATTCGAAGCGGCAGACGCCGAACGCGGAGATAAGGGAACAACTAAGCAGTACGGGCCTTCTTTCTAG
- a CDS encoding SCO family protein has translation MNQPAKPSPRFRHFVATAAAFALAACSGTPDVEAPGEPPLAGATIGGEFELTSSTGETVRWADFDGQYRIVYFGFTYCPDICPTDMQRMAQGLKQLGESDPDMVAKIQPIFISIDPERDTPEIVGEFTSAFADNIVGLTGTPEQIKTAADAFRVYYERGEDTPDGTYLMNHSNIVYLFDPAGNPLATLPTDQGADAVAVEIKKWVN, from the coding sequence ATGAACCAACCCGCCAAGCCCTCCCCGCGTTTCCGCCACTTTGTCGCTACTGCTGCCGCATTTGCGCTCGCCGCATGCTCTGGCACACCAGATGTCGAAGCGCCCGGCGAACCTCCGCTTGCCGGAGCAACCATTGGCGGCGAATTCGAATTGACCAGCAGCACTGGCGAGACGGTGCGGTGGGCCGACTTTGATGGTCAATACCGGATCGTCTATTTCGGCTTCACCTATTGCCCCGATATCTGCCCGACAGACATGCAGCGGATGGCGCAGGGGCTGAAACAGCTGGGTGAGAGCGACCCGGACATGGTAGCCAAAATCCAGCCGATCTTCATTTCGATCGATCCGGAGCGCGATACGCCAGAAATCGTTGGCGAATTCACGAGTGCCTTTGCCGACAACATCGTCGGCCTGACCGGCACGCCTGAGCAGATCAAGACGGCTGCCGATGCGTTCAGGGTCTATTACGAGCGCGGTGAAGACACGCCCGACGGCACTTATCTGATGAACCATTCGAACATAGTCTATCTGTTCGATCCCGCCGGAAATCCGCTTGCAACCCTGCCGACCGACCAAGGCGCAGATGCGGTCGCAGTAGAAATCAAAAAATGGGTGAACTGA
- a CDS encoding aromatic amino acid transaminase codes for MLNRLEAQSPDALLALIKLHAADERPDKVDLGVGVYRTGQGDTPVFAAIKAAEQQLVDRQDSKSYLGPEGDMGFVNALMPYIFGADATMGGRIAGMQTPGGTGAVRLAVALAQKAGMERLHMGVPSWPNHAQILNDIALETVTFQHSNPDGTANIDAVLEAIRNAGPNDGVLLHGCCHNPTGIDYSAEEWQAIGDAIAETGIFPIIDTAYQGLGHGLEEDAAGMRSVLAKVPEAFVCYSCDKNFGMYRDRVGAFYILSDGQDTLDNAFSNANALARASWSMPPDHGAAAVRLILRDEELTKVWKDELDTMRSRMRDVRRALADAGTAGSVDLTPLGGQNGLFSVLPVSKEQVAQLREEHAIYMAGSGRINIAGLTMGNIEKFVDALADVTG; via the coding sequence ATGCTCAACCGACTCGAAGCCCAATCGCCCGATGCGCTGCTTGCGCTGATCAAACTCCACGCCGCTGATGAGCGTCCTGACAAGGTAGACCTTGGCGTTGGCGTCTATCGCACGGGTCAGGGCGACACGCCTGTGTTTGCTGCGATCAAGGCGGCGGAGCAGCAGCTGGTCGACCGGCAGGATTCCAAAAGTTATCTCGGCCCGGAAGGCGACATGGGCTTCGTCAATGCGCTGATGCCGTATATTTTCGGCGCGGACGCCACGATGGGCGGGCGCATTGCTGGCATGCAGACACCTGGCGGCACCGGAGCGGTGCGGCTCGCCGTAGCGCTGGCGCAAAAGGCCGGGATGGAGCGCCTGCATATGGGCGTGCCGAGCTGGCCCAACCACGCGCAGATACTGAACGATATTGCGCTGGAGACGGTAACGTTCCAGCACTCCAACCCCGATGGCACCGCAAATATCGATGCCGTGTTGGAAGCGATCCGGAATGCCGGACCGAACGACGGCGTGCTGCTGCACGGATGCTGCCACAACCCGACCGGGATCGATTACTCGGCCGAGGAATGGCAGGCCATCGGAGACGCAATTGCTGAGACCGGCATTTTCCCGATCATCGACACTGCGTACCAGGGATTGGGGCACGGCCTTGAAGAAGACGCTGCCGGGATGCGCAGCGTGCTCGCCAAGGTTCCCGAGGCATTTGTCTGTTACAGCTGTGACAAAAATTTCGGGATGTACCGCGACCGCGTTGGTGCGTTCTACATTCTCTCGGACGGGCAGGACACGCTCGACAACGCGTTCTCCAACGCCAATGCGCTGGCCCGCGCAAGCTGGTCGATGCCGCCCGATCATGGGGCTGCAGCGGTACGGCTGATCCTGCGCGACGAGGAGTTGACCAAGGTCTGGAAAGACGAGCTCGATACGATGCGCAGCCGGATGCGCGATGTCCGCAGGGCTTTGGCCGATGCCGGCACCGCAGGCAGCGTCGATCTGACCCCGCTCGGCGGCCAGAACGGCTTGTTTTCGGTTCTTCCCGTTTCGAAGGAACAGGTGGCCCAGCTGCGCGAAGAGCACGCGATCTACATGGCCGGATCGGGCCGGATCAACATTGCTGGACTGACCATGGGCAATATCGAAAAGTTCGTGGACGCCCTGGCCGATGTAACCGGCTGA
- a CDS encoding COQ9 family protein, with the protein MSTESPDKQPDFGDMTLDELRLALAPDIAASAIFDGWNETALLTAADMAGADPDIAKLAFPDKPLNGRAMDMIDAWVQSVDQAMETEWSQEKLAELKIRERIRTLVAFRLEAVTDIDEAVRRAMAIMAMPQNALRSLQIGWRSADIMWRLAGDTATDYNHYTKRTILAGIYSATLAVFVNDDSEGKARTYEFLDRRIDGVMKFEKAKAKLLNSDREMPSLTRFLGRLRYPSR; encoded by the coding sequence ATGAGCACTGAAAGCCCCGATAAGCAGCCCGACTTTGGCGACATGACCCTTGATGAGCTGCGCCTTGCGCTGGCTCCGGACATTGCAGCGTCGGCGATCTTCGACGGCTGGAATGAAACCGCACTGCTGACCGCAGCCGATATGGCCGGAGCCGATCCCGACATCGCCAAGTTGGCCTTCCCGGACAAGCCGCTGAATGGCCGCGCTATGGATATGATCGATGCGTGGGTTCAGAGCGTCGATCAGGCGATGGAAACGGAATGGTCCCAGGAAAAGCTGGCCGAGCTGAAGATCCGCGAGCGCATTCGCACATTGGTCGCGTTCCGGTTAGAAGCGGTGACCGATATCGATGAAGCGGTGCGCCGCGCGATGGCAATCATGGCGATGCCTCAAAATGCCCTGCGTTCGTTGCAGATCGGCTGGCGGTCGGCGGACATCATGTGGCGGCTCGCGGGCGATACCGCGACCGATTACAATCACTACACCAAGCGCACGATCCTGGCCGGAATCTACAGCGCGACGCTGGCAGTGTTCGTCAACGATGACAGCGAAGGCAAGGCCAGGACTTACGAGTTTCTGGATCGCCGGATCGACGGCGTGATGAAGTTCGAAAAGGCGAAAGCCAAGCTGCTGAACTCCGACCGCGAAATGCCAAGCCTGACGCGGTTCCTCGGGCGTCTGCGCTATCCCAGCCGCTAG
- the ribD gene encoding bifunctional diaminohydroxyphosphoribosylaminopyrimidine deaminase/5-amino-6-(5-phosphoribosylamino)uracil reductase RibD has translation MAAYTPDDRAWMAATARLAARARPLSRPNPGVAALLVRKERVIARGWTQEGGRPHAEAEALAGYGAGEAKGATLYVTLEPCAHDSDRGPACAELLAKARPSRVVIGQLDPDPRTSGKGMALLKRAGITAELLDDPASAASLRGYLSNQRAGRPFVTLKLAVSLDGCIALADGTSQWITGEAARAHVHAQRARNDAILVGGATWRADRPRLDVRLPGLEDRSPQRFLLTRGVKPDGVSIINRPEQIGELDGVQNLYIEGGAETAASFLKLDLVDELHIYTAPILIGDGMRSIGALGLPNLTSAHDRWQLSERRQLGSDAFTAYLRTR, from the coding sequence ATAGCCGCTTACACCCCCGACGATCGTGCATGGATGGCCGCCACGGCGCGACTGGCGGCGCGTGCCCGTCCGCTGTCTCGCCCCAATCCCGGAGTTGCAGCGCTGCTGGTCCGCAAAGAGCGCGTGATCGCGCGCGGCTGGACGCAGGAAGGTGGCCGCCCGCATGCCGAAGCGGAGGCGCTTGCAGGGTACGGTGCGGGTGAGGCCAAAGGCGCGACGCTGTACGTCACGCTCGAACCTTGCGCGCATGATTCCGATCGCGGTCCGGCCTGCGCAGAATTGCTAGCCAAAGCGCGACCCTCGCGCGTAGTCATCGGGCAACTCGATCCAGACCCGCGCACCTCTGGCAAGGGCATGGCGCTGCTCAAGCGGGCAGGCATCACCGCCGAGCTGCTGGACGATCCTGCCTCCGCCGCCAGCCTGCGCGGATACCTGTCTAACCAGCGCGCCGGGCGTCCCTTCGTAACGCTCAAACTCGCGGTATCGCTTGATGGCTGCATCGCGCTCGCCGATGGCACGAGCCAATGGATCACTGGCGAAGCCGCCCGCGCGCATGTCCACGCACAACGCGCCAGGAACGACGCCATTCTGGTAGGCGGAGCGACATGGCGTGCCGACCGCCCTCGCCTCGATGTGCGCCTGCCGGGTCTTGAGGACCGAAGCCCGCAGCGTTTCCTCCTGACGCGCGGGGTGAAGCCGGACGGCGTCTCGATCATCAACCGTCCCGAGCAAATCGGCGAGCTCGATGGCGTGCAAAACCTCTATATCGAAGGCGGCGCAGAGACCGCTGCGAGCTTCCTCAAGCTTGACCTGGTCGACGAACTTCACATCTACACCGCACCCATCTTGATCGGTGACGGAATGCGCAGCATCGGCGCCCTCGGCCTGCCCAATCTGACCAGCGCGCACGATCGTTGGCAACTCAGCGAACGCCGCCAGCTTGGCAGCGACGCCTTCACCGCCTATCTGCGCACGCGATAG
- a CDS encoding DUF4402 domain-containing protein, producing MFKHIAMVAAALSLAIPSAPTAWAQGNCENCDLPPGCRGKGNQKPKPNGRNCDRVQINIESDVDFGRLVLLGKGEGRVLLDLNTGEKRLIGDIDDLGGVAVSGRAVITGAPMEEIRIDLPTEVSMRDASGGQAIMRDLVTNLPALPQLDLDGRLEFSFSGTLVIEANTDGSGKLRGRVPISVQYP from the coding sequence ATGTTCAAACACATTGCCATGGTTGCGGCTGCTCTTAGTCTTGCAATTCCGTCCGCGCCTACGGCGTGGGCGCAAGGCAATTGTGAGAATTGCGATCTCCCTCCCGGGTGCCGGGGCAAGGGCAATCAAAAGCCCAAACCCAATGGCCGCAACTGCGACCGCGTTCAGATCAACATCGAAAGCGATGTCGACTTTGGCCGGCTCGTACTGCTTGGCAAAGGCGAAGGGCGTGTGCTGCTGGACCTCAACACCGGCGAAAAGCGTCTGATCGGCGATATCGATGATCTGGGCGGCGTCGCCGTGTCGGGCCGTGCAGTGATCACCGGCGCGCCGATGGAAGAGATTCGCATCGATCTGCCAACCGAAGTTTCGATGCGCGATGCCTCAGGCGGACAGGCGATCATGCGCGATCTGGTAACGAATCTGCCCGCGCTTCCGCAGCTCGATCTCGACGGACGGCTCGAGTTCAGTTTCTCGGGCACTTTGGTGATCGAAGCCAACACTGACGGCTCTGGCAAACTGCGCGGCCGGGTGCCGATCAGCGTCCAATACCCCTAA
- a CDS encoding ubiquinol-cytochrome C chaperone family protein has translation MSFISRLLGTAPDPRETIRLLWHRVVELAREPSFYADCGVADTVGGRFDLITAILCTVMVRVEASEMRSESALLAELFVEDMDGQLREFGVNDVVVGKRVGKLMSVLGGRLGAYRGALNDKDREKLIGAVTRNVTFSEGQDEAAGAAGVADKLLALSERLAGFSDEDILKASGIW, from the coding sequence ATGTCCTTCATCTCCCGCCTCCTCGGTACAGCGCCCGATCCCCGTGAGACGATCCGTCTGCTTTGGCACCGCGTAGTCGAGCTGGCGCGTGAGCCTTCGTTTTATGCGGATTGCGGCGTGGCCGACACGGTCGGGGGACGATTCGACCTGATTACAGCGATCCTTTGCACCGTGATGGTGCGGGTCGAGGCATCGGAGATGCGCTCCGAGAGCGCGCTACTCGCCGAGCTGTTCGTCGAAGATATGGACGGGCAATTGCGCGAATTCGGGGTCAACGACGTGGTCGTCGGCAAGCGGGTTGGAAAATTGATGAGTGTGCTCGGCGGCCGGCTCGGTGCCTATCGCGGGGCATTGAACGACAAAGACCGCGAAAAGCTGATCGGCGCGGTCACGCGCAATGTGACCTTTAGCGAGGGTCAGGACGAAGCGGCAGGCGCCGCCGGTGTTGCGGACAAGCTGCTGGCCCTTTCCGAGCGGCTCGCGGGTTTCAGCGACGAAGACATATTGAAAGCGAGCGGCATCTGGTGA
- a CDS encoding HEAT repeat domain-containing protein, translating to MSETDIEGLFSQTLIGDYDDGTPWQAVHDLRTIGTRQVFDRAAEWCRSSDDMRRARGADILAQVGWNEDPSVTKAYKNEALAILLSLLEVESETQTIASALHALGHIQQDAAISTVVSFAQHTNADVRYAVACALGQLSDDPVAIQTLIALMMDEDEDIRDWATFGLGTQSEADDEQIREALAARLNDENEDVRFEALIGLGRRRDRRAIGYLKTILHDEPENTQAIEAAAMLLGLEEDTPVEVHWLLGALQRLQRWGGQSVT from the coding sequence ATGTCAGAAACGGATATTGAAGGCCTGTTTTCTCAAACCTTGATCGGTGACTATGATGACGGCACCCCGTGGCAAGCAGTCCATGATCTGCGCACGATTGGAACGAGACAGGTATTTGATCGAGCAGCGGAGTGGTGCAGATCGTCAGATGACATGCGTCGGGCTCGAGGAGCTGATATTCTCGCACAGGTTGGATGGAACGAGGACCCTTCGGTAACTAAAGCCTATAAAAATGAGGCGCTTGCCATCCTTCTCTCCTTGCTTGAAGTTGAGAGTGAAACTCAGACCATAGCCTCAGCGCTTCATGCACTTGGCCATATCCAACAGGACGCAGCGATATCGACTGTTGTGAGTTTTGCGCAGCACACCAATGCCGATGTGCGATACGCGGTGGCCTGCGCCCTCGGCCAACTCTCTGACGATCCGGTTGCGATCCAAACTCTCATCGCATTGATGATGGATGAAGACGAAGACATTCGCGACTGGGCTACATTTGGGCTCGGTACGCAAAGCGAAGCAGATGATGAACAAATCAGAGAGGCGCTAGCTGCACGCCTAAATGACGAGAATGAGGACGTGCGATTTGAGGCTTTGATTGGTCTGGGTCGGCGTCGCGACCGGCGAGCTATCGGATACTTGAAGACCATACTGCATGATGAACCAGAGAATACTCAAGCGATCGAAGCCGCCGCGATGCTACTGGGTCTTGAAGAGGACACTCCGGTCGAGGTGCACTGGCTGCTAGGAGCTCTGCAAAGACTGCAACGCTGGGGCGGTCAGTCGGTGACCTAG
- a CDS encoding YcgN family cysteine cluster protein, whose amino-acid sequence MGELRETFWELPLAELNRTEWEALCDGCGRCCLHKIEDADTGDIEDTNVACKLLDTGTAQCSDYRNRKAFVPDCLRLTLAIVEDVPWLPSTCAYRRRAAGRSLPDWHYLISGDRDAVKRAGVSVAGRVISEDDAGPLEHHIVEWSPPKLDRSEPV is encoded by the coding sequence ATGGGTGAACTGAGGGAAACCTTCTGGGAGCTTCCGCTCGCGGAGCTCAATCGGACGGAGTGGGAAGCTTTGTGCGATGGCTGCGGACGCTGCTGCCTGCACAAGATCGAAGACGCCGATACGGGTGATATCGAAGACACCAACGTCGCGTGTAAACTGCTCGATACCGGCACCGCGCAATGCAGCGACTATCGCAATCGCAAAGCCTTTGTCCCCGATTGCCTCCGGCTAACGCTCGCGATTGTCGAGGACGTGCCGTGGCTGCCGTCAACCTGCGCATATCGCAGGCGAGCGGCGGGTCGCTCGCTGCCCGATTGGCATTATCTGATCTCCGGCGACCGCGATGCGGTGAAGCGTGCAGGCGTATCCGTTGCTGGCCGCGTCATCAGCGAAGACGATGCCGGGCCGCTCGAACATCACATCGTCGAGTGGAGCCCGCCAAAGCTTGATCGAAGCGAGCCGGTATGA
- a CDS encoding M48 family metallopeptidase — protein sequence MIDWLKRAAVDPEIELCGEMVPIVLRRHARAKRLTLRLAPDGNSVQITLPSWASSKEAIAFAHTRTDWLASQRERIPRRSAPVPGGEVFYRGEPIALEWEETAPRRPALKDDTLILGGPESSFVARVKRWLEREALNFYESDMRDYCAAAGLDTVPIGLSRAQKRWGSCSDKARIRINWRLVQAPDHVRRSVVAHEVAHLVHFDHSPAFHALLGDIYENDIKVADRWLKQNGRSLYSSFG from the coding sequence ATGATCGATTGGCTCAAGCGCGCGGCGGTCGATCCCGAGATCGAGCTTTGCGGTGAAATGGTGCCCATCGTCCTGCGCCGCCATGCGCGGGCAAAACGCCTCACGCTGCGCCTCGCGCCCGATGGCAATTCGGTCCAGATCACCTTGCCCTCCTGGGCCAGTTCCAAAGAAGCAATTGCCTTTGCCCACACCCGCACCGACTGGCTGGCATCGCAACGCGAACGCATCCCGCGCAGGTCGGCACCGGTACCCGGCGGCGAGGTCTTCTATCGCGGCGAGCCAATTGCGCTGGAATGGGAGGAAACGGCGCCACGACGTCCCGCGCTCAAGGATGACACTCTCATCCTCGGCGGTCCGGAAAGCAGCTTTGTCGCAAGGGTCAAACGCTGGCTTGAACGCGAAGCGTTGAATTTCTACGAAAGCGATATGCGCGACTATTGTGCGGCCGCAGGCCTCGACACAGTCCCGATCGGGCTATCGCGGGCGCAAAAGCGCTGGGGCAGTTGTTCTGACAAGGCCCGGATCCGGATCAATTGGCGGCTGGTGCAGGCGCCCGACCACGTCCGCCGCTCGGTGGTCGCGCATGAAGTCGCCCACCTTGTTCATTTCGATCACAGCCCTGCGTTCCACGCGCTGCTGGGCGACATTTACGAGAATGACATCAAGGTCGCTGATCGCTGGCTCAAGCAGAATGGGCGATCGCTCTATTCCAGCTTCGGCTGA
- a CDS encoding DUF177 domain-containing protein yields the protein MSAPEFSRMIKVRPLPADPVVIEANDEERAALAKRFALSSVESLRAEVSLVSEKAAIRATGTLKAAIVQTCAVSGEDFPVGVSEPVDLRFVEESTLPTSQTEDGEIEIDLSAGDGDEIEYSGDMFDLGEAIAQTLGLAIDPYAEGPHADEARKKAGIGGDDAPSGPLAEALAALKKG from the coding sequence GTGAGCGCGCCCGAATTCTCGCGGATGATCAAGGTTCGACCGCTTCCCGCCGATCCGGTGGTGATCGAGGCAAATGACGAAGAGCGCGCGGCGCTGGCGAAGCGGTTTGCGTTGTCCTCCGTGGAAAGCTTGCGCGCTGAGGTGTCGCTCGTTTCCGAAAAGGCCGCAATCCGGGCAACCGGCACCCTTAAGGCAGCGATTGTCCAGACCTGCGCCGTGTCTGGTGAAGACTTTCCCGTCGGCGTTTCCGAACCCGTCGATCTTCGCTTCGTCGAAGAATCCACCCTCCCCACTTCGCAAACCGAAGATGGAGAAATCGAAATCGACCTAAGCGCCGGGGACGGCGACGAGATCGAATATTCGGGCGACATGTTCGACTTGGGCGAAGCGATCGCGCAGACGCTCGGCCTAGCCATCGATCCCTACGCGGAAGGGCCGCATGCCGACGAAGCGAGAAAGAAGGCCGGGATCGGCGGCGACGATGCGCCGAGCGGTCCCTTGGCTGAGGCTTTGGCAGCGTTGAAGAAGGGCTAG
- a CDS encoding outer membrane protein assembly factor BamE — MALIVSAAAVTLSGCTSIRETRGYVTDQVLLAAIQPGIDNQRSVEGTLGRPSFTSQYGEPTWYYVSSVTGRRPFVRPRIRNHGVLAVKFDEAGNVASVDRTGVDKVVYLQPDADKTPTLGRERGFLEDLFGNIGQVGAPGAGAPGGP, encoded by the coding sequence ATGGCGCTGATCGTATCGGCCGCTGCAGTAACGCTTTCGGGCTGCACATCGATCCGTGAGACGCGCGGCTATGTGACCGATCAGGTGCTATTGGCCGCGATCCAGCCGGGCATCGACAATCAGCGCTCGGTCGAAGGCACTTTGGGCCGTCCATCCTTTACCAGCCAATATGGCGAGCCGACCTGGTATTACGTGTCCAGCGTAACCGGTCGCCGTCCGTTTGTGCGGCCGCGTATCCGCAATCACGGCGTGCTCGCGGTGAAGTTCGACGAAGCTGGCAATGTTGCCTCGGTCGATCGGACCGGCGTCGACAAAGTCGTCTACCTTCAGCCCGACGCTGACAAGACGCCGACATTGGGCCGTGAGCGCGGCTTCCTCGAAGACCTGTTCGGCAATATCGGCCAGGTCGGCGCTCCGGGCGCAGGCGCTCCAGGCGGTCCATAA